One stretch of Rosistilla oblonga DNA includes these proteins:
- the rplE gene encoding 50S ribosomal protein L5, with product MADYVPRLQTMYQNEIRSALQEKHGLKNPMTVPRLEKITLNMGVGSATQDKKNLETAYAAMTEIAGQKPIFTKARKSIANFRLREGMAIGCMVTMRGARMYEFLDRLVSVVLPRVRDFRGISRKAFDGRGNYSMGLSEIMVFPELNPDKFTKPQGLNITIATTATNNDHGRDLLEMFGMPFREDPKKAAEAAAAV from the coding sequence ATGGCAGACTACGTTCCACGATTACAGACGATGTACCAAAACGAGATTCGCAGCGCGCTTCAAGAGAAGCACGGGCTGAAGAATCCGATGACCGTACCACGGCTCGAAAAGATCACCCTGAACATGGGTGTCGGATCGGCGACCCAGGACAAGAAGAACCTGGAAACCGCTTACGCCGCGATGACCGAAATCGCTGGTCAAAAGCCGATTTTCACCAAAGCCCGTAAATCGATCGCTAACTTCCGTCTTCGTGAAGGAATGGCAATCGGATGTATGGTCACGATGCGTGGTGCTCGGATGTATGAGTTCCTGGACCGTTTGGTCTCCGTCGTTCTTCCACGTGTTCGTGACTTTCGCGGTATCAGCCGCAAAGCCTTCGACGGACGTGGTAACTACAGCATGGGTCTCTCGGAAATCATGGTATTTCCCGAACTGAACCCCGACAAATTCACCAAACCGCAAGGTTTGAATATCACAATCGCCACTACAGCTACCAACAACGATCACGGCCGCGATCTCCTGGAAATGTTCGGAATGCCATTCCGCGAAGATCCAAAGAAGGCCGCCGAAGCTGCTGCTGCAGTCTAA
- a CDS encoding type Z 30S ribosomal protein S14 — MASKSKIAKAEREPKFSVRRENRCQLCGRPRAVYRKFGLCRICFRKYADQGLIPGVRKASW, encoded by the coding sequence GTGGCCAGCAAATCGAAGATCGCAAAAGCGGAAAGGGAGCCTAAGTTCTCTGTCCGTCGCGAAAACCGTTGTCAGCTGTGTGGGCGGCCTCGAGCCGTGTATCGCAAGTTTGGCTTATGCCGCATCTGTTTCCGCAAATACGCTGATCAAGGCTTGATTCCGGGTGTCCGGAAAGCCAGCTGGTAA
- the rpsH gene encoding 30S ribosomal protein S8 has protein sequence MMTDPIADMLTRIRNAVRVERPYVDIPLSRVKRGIADVLKREGFIWDWEEVDSEDLPIKLIRLELKYGPNGEQLIQSITRISKPGRRTYVRSRELRPILGGMGITIISTSKGVVSDREARRQGIGGEVLCEVA, from the coding sequence ATGATGACTGACCCAATCGCCGATATGCTCACACGCATCCGCAACGCTGTGCGTGTCGAACGGCCTTATGTCGATATCCCGCTCAGCCGCGTGAAACGTGGTATCGCCGATGTGCTTAAACGCGAAGGCTTTATTTGGGATTGGGAGGAAGTCGACTCCGAAGACTTGCCTATTAAATTGATTCGCTTGGAACTGAAATACGGTCCCAACGGTGAACAATTGATCCAATCGATCACTCGGATCAGCAAACCCGGACGTCGCACCTACGTACGTAGCCGCGAACTCCGACCGATCCTTGGTGGAATGGGTATTACCATTATTAGCACCAGCAAAGGCGTGGTTAGCGACCGCGAAGCGCGTCGCCAAGGTATTGGCGGCGAAGTTCTTTGTGAAGTCGCCTAG
- the rplF gene encoding 50S ribosomal protein L6, giving the protein MSRVGKKPVSIVSGVKVSLDGKLITVEGPKGKLTFEHRPEVEVKVDGDLVTVSRFNDERESRSFHGLTRAVIQNMIVGVTQGYEKKLDIVGVGYVAAVQNGELQLRVGYANELTCKIPEGLTVVCPDTTHVTVTGCDKQQVTQFAAAVRALRKPEPYKGKGIRYSGEQVKLKAGKASAK; this is encoded by the coding sequence ATGTCCCGAGTTGGAAAAAAACCAGTATCTATCGTCAGCGGCGTCAAAGTTTCGCTGGACGGCAAGCTGATTACCGTCGAAGGCCCGAAAGGCAAGTTGACGTTCGAGCACCGCCCGGAAGTTGAAGTCAAAGTCGATGGCGATCTCGTCACCGTCAGTCGCTTCAACGATGAGCGCGAGAGCCGTTCGTTCCATGGCCTGACTCGTGCCGTGATCCAGAACATGATCGTTGGCGTCACCCAAGGCTACGAAAAGAAGCTGGATATCGTCGGCGTCGGTTACGTTGCTGCGGTTCAAAATGGTGAACTTCAGCTTCGCGTTGGTTATGCAAACGAACTGACTTGCAAGATCCCAGAGGGTCTGACGGTCGTATGCCCCGACACGACACACGTAACGGTCACCGGATGCGATAAGCAACAGGTGACTCAATTTGCCGCGGCGGTCCGCGCGTTGCGTAAACCTGAACCTTATAAGGGTAAAGGAATTCGTTACAGCGGCGAACAAGTCAAACTGAAGGCAGGTAAGGCTTCGGCGAAATAA
- the rplR gene encoding 50S ribosomal protein L18 — translation MDKNKKLDKNRQRRRFHVRNKLRGSADHPRLCVNRSLSHFSCQLVDDINGKTLASASTKDKSLRDGLKFGGSCEAAAAIGKAVAERAVAAGIKRVKLDRGHCKYHGRVKAFAEAAREAGLEF, via the coding sequence GTGGATAAGAACAAGAAGCTAGACAAGAATCGCCAACGACGACGTTTTCACGTACGTAACAAGTTGCGTGGATCGGCCGATCACCCGCGGTTGTGCGTCAATCGTTCGCTGAGCCATTTCAGTTGCCAATTGGTTGACGATATCAACGGCAAGACCCTCGCCAGCGCGAGCACCAAAGATAAATCATTGCGCGATGGTTTGAAATTTGGTGGGAGTTGTGAAGCTGCTGCAGCGATTGGCAAAGCCGTCGCTGAGCGAGCAGTCGCAGCAGGAATCAAACGCGTCAAGCTGGACCGCGGTCACTGCAAGTACCACGGTCGCGTCAAAGCCTTCGCTGAGGCTGCACGCGAAGCAGGACTGGAATTTTAA
- the rpsE gene encoding 30S ribosomal protein S5 gives MSDNSGQGDLLDRVVKIKRCAAVVKGGRRFSFAAMVVVGDGKGKVGWGYGKANEVPPSVQKATKQATRDMVAVPLISGSIPHQVWGKFGAAKVLLMPAGAGTGIIAGQAVRAVCESAGIHDILTKSYGTNNPVTLVKATIDALSKLRTRETIAALRGVELDQ, from the coding sequence GTGTCTGATAATTCTGGACAAGGCGATCTGCTTGATCGCGTCGTAAAGATCAAACGATGTGCGGCCGTTGTAAAAGGCGGTCGTCGTTTCAGTTTCGCTGCGATGGTTGTCGTTGGCGACGGAAAAGGCAAAGTTGGCTGGGGCTACGGCAAAGCTAACGAAGTACCACCAAGCGTGCAGAAGGCCACCAAGCAGGCTACTCGCGACATGGTCGCTGTTCCGTTGATCTCCGGAAGCATCCCGCACCAAGTGTGGGGCAAGTTTGGCGCTGCCAAGGTGCTGCTGATGCCCGCGGGTGCTGGTACTGGTATCATCGCCGGACAAGCTGTCCGTGCCGTCTGCGAATCGGCTGGTATTCACGATATTTTGACCAAGAGCTACGGAACCAACAATCCTGTGACTCTTGTGAAGGCGACCATCGACGCACTCAGTAAATTGCGCACGCGAGAGACGATCGCGGCCCTGCGTGGCGTTGAGCTAGACCAATAG
- the rplO gene encoding 50S ribosomal protein L15, translating to MKLHDVNTGITKNRKRKRIGRGPGSGHGKTAGRGHKGHKSRSGYSRKPSFQGGSMPLFRRIPKRGFNNAFAPTIKVMNVADLEALCDDGMEITPELLTSTRVLTGIFDELKILGNGELTKKLKVSAHRFSKSAVEKIKAAGGEVTILTAKRLPKERAELLKSGEVQRAHK from the coding sequence ATGAAACTTCACGACGTCAACACCGGCATTACCAAGAATCGCAAACGCAAGCGGATCGGCCGCGGCCCCGGATCGGGACACGGCAAGACTGCCGGTCGTGGTCATAAGGGTCACAAGAGCCGTAGCGGTTACAGCCGCAAGCCGAGCTTCCAAGGTGGTTCGATGCCGTTGTTCCGCCGCATTCCTAAGCGCGGTTTCAACAACGCATTCGCGCCGACCATCAAGGTCATGAACGTTGCAGATCTGGAAGCGTTGTGCGATGACGGCATGGAGATCACTCCCGAATTGCTGACATCGACTCGCGTGCTGACCGGTATCTTCGATGAACTGAAGATCCTCGGTAATGGCGAACTGACGAAGAAACTGAAGGTTTCGGCGCATCGCTTCAGCAAGAGCGCTGTTGAAAAGATCAAAGCAGCGGGCGGTGAAGTCACCATCCTGACAGCCAAGCGTCTTCCAAAGGAACGCGCCGAATTGTTGAAGTCGGGCGAAGTTCAACGAGCTCACAAATAG
- the secY gene encoding preprotein translocase subunit SecY, producing MLEKLRVVFTIPELRNKILLTLGLLAIYRIGFHISLPMMNQNLAPSAGEDTASQFFEKVSLFAASDLRQATIFGLGIMPYISASIIFQLLGSVWAPIEELKKEGEAGRKKINEYTRYLTVVLCLIQSYMYLKFWLMAGGEGEASKVNPNFFADDSNTLYWGWQITAVLIMTCGTIFLMWLGEQIDEYGIGNGISLLIMAGILAQMPGALFDLIQNMKTELVGLSKGTVGIETLIILIVLFVAVVFGVVFITLGQRRIPTQSAKFTRGRRVYGGNRQFLPLRINQAGVMPIIFASSLLMIPGVMLQFLSKSFTPGTMMFSALNGFGSIMSSGTSFVYNMLYVALIFFFCYFWTAITFNPKEMSDQLKDHGTFIPGYRPGKRTADYLEKVMVRITYVGAAFLAIVAIVPTIVYGSLGVSYSIAGFYGGTGLLIAVSVAFDLIQKIDSHLVMRNYRGLLEG from the coding sequence ATGCTGGAAAAATTACGCGTCGTTTTTACGATCCCTGAGCTACGTAATAAAATCCTGCTCACGCTTGGATTGCTAGCCATCTATCGCATCGGCTTTCATATCTCGCTGCCGATGATGAACCAAAACCTGGCCCCTTCGGCCGGTGAGGACACCGCGTCGCAGTTCTTTGAGAAGGTCAGCTTGTTCGCCGCGAGCGATCTTCGCCAGGCGACGATCTTCGGTCTGGGTATCATGCCCTACATCTCGGCCTCGATTATCTTCCAGCTGCTCGGTAGCGTTTGGGCTCCTATCGAAGAGCTGAAGAAAGAAGGCGAAGCTGGCCGTAAGAAGATCAACGAATACACACGTTATCTGACCGTTGTCTTGTGCTTGATTCAGAGCTACATGTATCTGAAGTTCTGGCTGATGGCTGGCGGCGAGGGCGAAGCCAGTAAAGTCAATCCAAACTTCTTTGCCGACGATAGCAACACGCTGTATTGGGGTTGGCAAATCACCGCGGTCTTAATCATGACCTGCGGTACCATCTTCCTGATGTGGCTGGGTGAACAGATCGACGAATACGGTATCGGTAACGGTATCAGTTTGTTGATCATGGCAGGCATCTTGGCTCAAATGCCAGGTGCGTTGTTCGACCTGATCCAGAATATGAAGACCGAACTGGTTGGCCTTTCGAAGGGTACGGTCGGTATTGAGACGCTCATCATCTTGATAGTGCTCTTTGTCGCGGTGGTCTTTGGCGTGGTCTTTATCACGCTGGGACAACGTCGTATTCCTACTCAAAGTGCAAAGTTCACCCGCGGACGTCGCGTCTACGGTGGGAACCGCCAGTTCCTTCCACTGCGTATCAACCAAGCTGGCGTCATGCCGATCATTTTCGCTAGCAGTTTGTTGATGATCCCAGGCGTAATGCTTCAATTCCTGTCGAAATCGTTCACTCCCGGCACGATGATGTTCTCGGCTCTGAACGGCTTCGGATCGATCATGAGCAGCGGCACATCGTTTGTCTACAACATGCTGTATGTCGCTCTGATCTTCTTCTTCTGTTACTTCTGGACGGCGATCACTTTCAATCCGAAAGAGATGTCCGATCAATTGAAGGATCACGGAACGTTTATCCCCGGATATCGTCCCGGTAAGCGAACCGCCGACTATCTTGAGAAGGTTATGGTTCGGATCACCTACGTCGGTGCGGCGTTCCTGGCAATCGTCGCCATTGTTCCGACCATCGTTTACGGTTCGCTGGGCGTATCGTATTCGATCGCTGGTTTCTACGGTGGTACCGGATTGTTGATCGCGGTGAGCGTCGCGTTCGATCTGATTCAGAAGATCGATAGCCACCTGGTGATGCGGAACTACCGCGGTCTGCTGGAAGGCTAA
- a CDS encoding adenylate kinase, with translation MRIIFIGPPGAGKGTQCKQLVDHLSVPHLSTGDMLREIRGESSSLGKLVASYIDTGRLAPDFLVVRIVEEFLRREQCDSGCMFDGFPRTLLQAQLLGEQLASKNDRISMVLNLDVDEDALVQRLLKRAEIENRADDNAETIQQRLRVYHRQTSPLLDFYAQRGLVERIDGCQSPEAVFQQILDRVRARMELMRSAN, from the coding sequence ATGCGAATCATTTTCATTGGGCCTCCTGGCGCGGGCAAAGGAACGCAGTGCAAACAGCTTGTGGACCATCTCTCGGTGCCACATCTTTCCACCGGCGACATGCTGCGTGAGATCCGTGGCGAATCCAGTTCGCTTGGAAAGCTTGTAGCATCGTACATCGATACAGGCCGTTTGGCCCCCGACTTTCTTGTCGTACGAATTGTCGAAGAGTTCCTGCGTCGCGAGCAATGTGACAGCGGATGCATGTTCGACGGCTTCCCGCGGACCCTGCTGCAGGCTCAATTGCTCGGCGAACAATTGGCGAGCAAAAACGACCGGATTTCGATGGTCCTGAATTTGGACGTTGATGAAGATGCGTTGGTGCAACGCTTGCTCAAACGAGCCGAAATCGAGAACCGCGCCGACGACAACGCCGAGACGATCCAGCAGAGACTGCGCGTCTACCACCGCCAAACCTCGCCGCTGTTGGACTTCTACGCTCAACGCGGTTTAGTCGAACGCATCGACGGCTGCCAAAGTCCCGAAGCTGTCTTCCAACAGATCCTCGATCGCGTTCGGGCCCGCATGGAACTTATGCGTAGCGCAAACTAG
- a CDS encoding aminotransferase class IV — protein MSIWYRSGEWIDGEVALPVDDLGVFQGVIAVERLRTYSSRVFRLDDHLCRLRHTTSLLSIDAGPAIDAMPACIEELLRINAAPPDVGITLLITPGKLRDRTPTVIAHLSPLDLARLQRLQSEGEALVVTSVIQPPDESIPRAAKHRSRIHYYLAGEQAHQIDPSATAVLVDTDGSLTETASANILLVREGCIYSAPPHRVLPGVSLGVVRQLADEAGIAWRDQPLQPAMFAAADEILLTGTGAGIWFGNNRSGPIYRQLADAFRALTGESQ, from the coding sequence ATGTCGATCTGGTATCGCAGTGGGGAATGGATCGATGGGGAAGTCGCGTTGCCGGTCGACGACTTGGGAGTGTTCCAAGGCGTGATCGCTGTCGAGCGGTTGCGGACCTATTCGAGCCGAGTGTTTCGCTTGGACGATCATCTCTGTCGACTTCGCCACACGACGTCGCTGCTATCGATCGACGCAGGACCGGCTATCGATGCGATGCCCGCCTGCATCGAAGAACTCCTACGGATCAACGCGGCTCCACCGGACGTCGGGATTACTTTACTGATCACTCCGGGCAAGCTACGCGACCGGACGCCGACGGTGATTGCGCACCTATCGCCGCTCGATCTCGCCAGGCTGCAGCGTCTGCAGAGCGAAGGAGAAGCGTTGGTGGTCACTTCGGTGATCCAACCTCCCGATGAATCGATCCCCCGAGCTGCCAAACATCGCAGCCGAATCCACTACTACCTGGCCGGGGAACAGGCTCACCAGATCGATCCCTCGGCAACGGCTGTCTTGGTCGATACCGATGGTTCGCTTACCGAGACCGCATCGGCGAACATCCTGCTGGTTCGAGAAGGATGCATCTATTCCGCACCGCCACATCGCGTGTTGCCGGGCGTTTCGCTGGGCGTCGTCCGGCAATTGGCCGACGAGGCAGGGATCGCGTGGCGAGACCAACCGCTGCAACCGGCGATGTTCGCTGCCGCCGATGAGATCCTGCTGACAGGGACAGGCGCGGGCATCTGGTTCGGTAACAACCGCAGCGGTCCGATCTATCGACAGCTGGCCGATGCATTCCGGGCACTGACGGGCGAGTCGCAATGA
- a CDS encoding SDR family oxidoreductase, translated as MENSKKTALIFGCGYLGKRVAQRLLDRDWHVSAVTRRRETATELSATGIAPIVADWTRPSMLRDLPQTDRILIAVGWDPQAGQSQYDVYVGGLRNALQATSPQANLVYVSSTGVYHQSGGLWVEEASPCCPAIGSGGWAHLQAEALLRQNRPGSPSTILRMAGLYGPGRVPRGRDILSGQPLAAPTEGYLNLIHIEDAATAVMAAWETNSDGAKTYVVADGTPVIRRTYYEEIARVLGRPLPTFVSPDPAAMVSRRATTSKRIWTARFRRDLCPRLAFPDYRAGLRDVLR; from the coding sequence TTGGAAAATTCGAAAAAAACGGCCCTGATCTTCGGTTGTGGATACTTGGGTAAAAGGGTTGCCCAGCGATTGTTGGATCGCGATTGGCATGTTAGCGCGGTGACCCGCCGCCGCGAAACGGCAACCGAGCTATCAGCCACCGGAATCGCTCCGATCGTTGCTGATTGGACCCGGCCCTCCATGCTACGCGATCTGCCACAAACCGATCGGATCCTGATCGCCGTTGGCTGGGACCCCCAGGCAGGACAATCCCAGTACGACGTTTATGTTGGGGGGCTGCGGAATGCATTGCAAGCAACATCGCCCCAAGCCAATTTGGTTTATGTCAGTTCTACCGGCGTTTACCATCAATCAGGGGGGCTATGGGTCGAGGAGGCCTCTCCCTGCTGCCCCGCGATCGGATCGGGAGGTTGGGCGCATCTACAAGCCGAGGCGCTGTTGCGGCAGAACCGTCCCGGCTCGCCGTCAACGATTCTGAGGATGGCAGGGCTGTATGGCCCCGGCCGAGTTCCCCGCGGGAGAGATATCCTCTCGGGGCAGCCGTTGGCCGCACCGACCGAGGGCTATCTGAATCTGATCCATATCGAAGATGCAGCCACCGCGGTGATGGCGGCTTGGGAAACCAATTCCGACGGCGCGAAGACCTACGTCGTTGCCGACGGCACCCCGGTGATTCGACGCACCTATTACGAAGAGATCGCGCGGGTTCTCGGTCGTCCATTGCCAACCTTCGTCTCACCCGACCCCGCGGCGATGGTTAGTCGACGAGCGACAACCAGCAAGCGAATCTGGACGGCTCGCTTTCGCCGCGACCTCTGCCCTCGGTTAGCATTCCCCGATTACCGCGCCGGGCTGCGCGACGTGCTTCGCTAG
- a CDS encoding S1C family serine protease, whose product MISRSLVRIQCGLLAFAVGLSALQADAQQKPSGLTFVSAPSALTGVLQGEAPNSLAELRALEHQQQIVSQRVAKCTVSVQIGFAQGSGVVITADGYVLTAAHVAMRPGQQALMTLSDGRQVHGTTLGMNRHVDAGLIKIDDPAPAEGWPFATLGSSSGVAPGTWCVAVGHPGGYEPDRGAVIRIGRVLIKRETSLVTDCALIGGDSGGPLFDLTGKLIGVHSRIGNDVTDNLHVPIDHYDEHWTRLARGELWGHLPGFRPRIGVQGRKIDERAVIEVVGQNSPAAEAGIRPGDVIMNFGDVTIADFESLKAAVADTMPGEHVQIVLERDGVRKRMILVVGRDPNS is encoded by the coding sequence ATGATTTCTCGATCTCTTGTTCGCATCCAATGCGGCTTGCTGGCGTTTGCTGTCGGTCTATCGGCGTTACAGGCCGACGCCCAGCAGAAACCTTCGGGGTTAACCTTCGTATCGGCTCCCTCGGCGTTGACCGGCGTGCTGCAGGGCGAAGCTCCCAATTCCCTCGCGGAACTGAGAGCGTTGGAACACCAGCAGCAAATCGTTTCGCAACGCGTCGCCAAATGCACCGTCAGCGTGCAGATAGGCTTTGCCCAGGGCAGCGGCGTCGTGATCACGGCCGATGGCTATGTCCTGACAGCCGCCCACGTGGCGATGCGACCGGGCCAACAGGCGCTGATGACTCTCAGCGACGGGCGGCAAGTCCACGGCACGACGTTGGGTATGAATCGGCACGTCGATGCCGGTCTGATCAAGATCGACGATCCTGCGCCAGCCGAAGGGTGGCCCTTCGCCACGCTTGGTTCTTCCAGCGGAGTTGCTCCGGGAACTTGGTGCGTCGCCGTCGGCCACCCCGGCGGTTATGAACCCGACCGCGGCGCTGTGATCCGGATCGGCCGCGTGCTGATCAAACGCGAGACCTCGCTGGTCACCGACTGCGCTTTGATCGGCGGCGACAGCGGCGGACCGCTGTTCGATCTGACGGGCAAATTGATCGGCGTCCACAGCCGGATCGGCAACGACGTCACCGACAACTTGCACGTCCCGATCGATCATTACGATGAACACTGGACTCGGCTTGCCCGCGGTGAACTCTGGGGCCACCTGCCAGGCTTCCGTCCCCGAATCGGCGTGCAAGGTCGCAAGATCGACGAACGGGCGGTGATCGAAGTCGTCGGCCAGAACTCTCCAGCCGCCGAAGCTGGAATCCGGCCCGGCGATGTGATCATGAACTTTGGCGATGTCACGATCGCTGACTTTGAGTCGCTCAAGGCAGCCGTCGCCGACACGATGCCAGGGGAACATGTGCAGATCGTTCTGGAACGCGATGGGGTTCGCAAACGGATGATCTTGGTCGTCGGACGCGATCCGAACTCATAA
- a CDS encoding PDZ domain-containing protein translates to MILALLATSTPAVQPAVAQPAVRKPLPSETLLPGYLRDRMLRRVASRRDSAAMTLLMQPLAVQAGSSTVEVLLGGQRVALGTVVTADGYLVSKASELKADGELRVRLADDRILPARRVDERRSVDLALLKVEAQSLVPISWNPHEPAVGSFLFSVGRQGDPVGIGVVSVASREVQDHGLLGVMLQTDTNGARVISVVPGSGADDAGIGVGDLITQVEGQPMTTQKQVTAELRALYPGDSVTLTIRRKDRQDDFELSAEIRELSSFSESQDDTRVNGPRNSRLAGFELALQHDTVLGPDQCGGPVIDTNGRVIGINIARAGRVCSYAVPAAAIQPIVDQMIAATK, encoded by the coding sequence ATGATCCTCGCGCTCCTGGCCACCAGCACTCCCGCGGTGCAACCGGCTGTGGCGCAGCCCGCGGTGCGGAAACCGCTCCCGTCGGAAACCCTGTTGCCTGGGTACCTTCGCGATCGCATGCTGCGGCGGGTCGCCTCGCGTCGCGACAGCGCTGCGATGACCCTGCTGATGCAGCCGCTGGCGGTTCAAGCGGGCTCCAGCACCGTCGAAGTGCTACTTGGTGGTCAGCGGGTGGCGTTGGGAACGGTTGTCACCGCCGACGGCTACCTGGTCAGCAAGGCCAGCGAGTTAAAGGCTGATGGTGAACTGCGAGTGCGGTTGGCCGACGACCGGATTCTTCCCGCGAGGCGAGTCGATGAGAGGCGTTCGGTCGACCTGGCCCTATTAAAAGTCGAAGCGCAATCGCTGGTTCCGATCAGCTGGAACCCGCACGAACCTGCCGTCGGCAGCTTTTTGTTCAGCGTCGGCCGTCAAGGCGATCCCGTCGGGATCGGCGTCGTCAGCGTGGCGTCGCGCGAGGTGCAAGATCACGGACTACTGGGAGTGATGTTGCAAACCGATACCAACGGCGCTCGCGTGATCAGCGTGGTTCCGGGCAGCGGTGCCGACGATGCCGGCATCGGTGTCGGCGACTTGATCACCCAAGTCGAAGGGCAACCGATGACGACGCAGAAGCAGGTGACTGCGGAACTGCGAGCGCTTTATCCTGGCGATTCGGTGACGCTGACGATCCGCCGCAAGGATCGCCAAGACGACTTTGAATTGAGCGCCGAAATTCGCGAACTCTCCTCCTTCTCCGAATCGCAGGACGATACGCGAGTCAACGGGCCGCGGAACAGCCGCTTAGCCGGTTTCGAACTGGCTCTACAACACGACACGGTCCTGGGCCCCGATCAGTGCGGCGGTCCGGTGATCGATACCAACGGCAGGGTGATCGGAATCAACATCGCTCGCGCCGGACGCGTCTGCAGCTATGCCGTCCCCGCCGCAGCAATCCAACCGATCGTCGATCAAATGATAGCGGCGACCAAATAA
- a CDS encoding polyprenyl synthetase family protein, protein MDTQTTLPTDRAKGKVPGGRVDASFECIREQMQQVEQLLREQMQSKYEDLSPLLAHGALLGGKRLRPALVLLAAKASGKSTQDHVVLGTVIEMIHTATLIHDDVLDAADQRRHLPTVNAKWNDQTSILLGDYLFAQAFTLSATLGSTQACQWIGDAARRVCEGELRQIFSSGSSQLSEEDYFDIIRGKTAELCRISCRLGAEHSGADQATQTALADFGENLGIAFQIADDYLDVWGSTERVGKTLGTDLLQAKPTLPLIRLLQSDPAMQSQLDELAAMPDGPRCEAIMDRMNRCDSKQYTLATAEQFAANAVAAIDFLPESAAKRSLQEIAFFSVHRNV, encoded by the coding sequence ATGGATACGCAAACAACACTCCCGACAGACCGCGCGAAAGGCAAAGTTCCTGGCGGACGAGTCGACGCAAGCTTCGAGTGCATTCGTGAACAGATGCAGCAAGTGGAGCAATTGCTGCGGGAGCAGATGCAGAGCAAATACGAGGACCTCTCCCCGCTGCTGGCTCACGGTGCGCTGTTGGGCGGGAAACGCTTGCGTCCCGCCTTGGTCCTGCTGGCTGCAAAAGCCTCCGGCAAATCGACCCAAGATCATGTCGTGCTCGGCACGGTGATCGAGATGATTCACACCGCCACGTTGATTCACGACGACGTCCTGGATGCGGCGGATCAGCGTCGCCATCTGCCAACCGTCAACGCAAAGTGGAACGATCAAACCAGCATCCTGTTGGGCGACTATCTGTTTGCCCAGGCCTTCACGCTCTCGGCGACGCTTGGTTCGACGCAGGCGTGCCAGTGGATCGGCGATGCAGCCAGGCGAGTCTGCGAGGGAGAACTGCGGCAGATCTTCAGCAGCGGTTCGTCGCAGCTGAGCGAAGAGGACTACTTCGACATCATCCGCGGCAAGACCGCCGAACTCTGTCGGATCAGTTGCCGATTGGGAGCCGAACACAGCGGTGCGGATCAGGCGACGCAGACGGCACTCGCCGATTTTGGCGAGAACCTGGGGATCGCGTTCCAGATCGCCGACGATTATCTCGACGTCTGGGGGAGCACCGAACGGGTTGGCAAAACGCTCGGCACCGATCTTTTACAAGCGAAACCGACGCTGCCGCTGATCCGGTTGCTGCAATCGGATCCCGCGATGCAGTCGCAATTGGATGAACTCGCCGCGATGCCCGACGGCCCTCGTTGCGAAGCGATTATGGATCGCATGAACCGATGCGATTCGAAGCAGTACACGTTGGCGACCGCCGAACAGTTTGCGGCCAACGCCGTCGCGGCGATCGACTTCCTTCCCGAATCCGCCGCCAAGAGATCGCTCCAAGAGATCGCCTTCTTCAGCGTTCATCGCAACGTATAA